From Salinibacterium sp. ZJ450, one genomic window encodes:
- a CDS encoding FAD-dependent oxidoreductase: MTLTQLTLPRLRDSRLDGLPVAIVGAGPIGLAAAAELLERGIDFVIYEAGASVASSMESWAHIRLFSPWSALTDPAAVRLLERTGWHAPHPTRLPTARELIDRYLTPLAALPEIASRIRLGAEVLAVSRQGMDRTRSTGRAETPFVLRIATGGDSATGHDVTDQTARAVIDASGTYRRANSLGSSGLEPLGFADAAEFVSHALPDVLGAERARFAGKHTVVVGAGHSAANTLLNLAALAEQEPGTRVSWVIRTERPTRVFGSPDDELAARASLGASVQQLVDTGAVTLIDRFEIVALRRRGAGVDVVGSRAGAGESLQADVVVNATGFRPNLGMLQEIRLDLDEVVEAPRRIAPLIDPNLHSCGTVEPHGFAELQQPEPNFFIAGMKSYGRAPTFLLATGYEQVRSIVAWLAGDLAAASQVQLVLPTTGVCSTGDSAGGCC; the protein is encoded by the coding sequence ATGACCCTCACCCAGCTGACGCTGCCCCGCCTCCGCGATTCCCGCCTAGACGGCTTGCCCGTCGCGATCGTCGGCGCCGGGCCGATTGGCCTTGCTGCCGCGGCCGAGCTGCTGGAACGCGGCATCGACTTCGTGATCTACGAGGCAGGGGCCAGCGTCGCCTCCAGCATGGAGTCGTGGGCGCACATCCGGTTGTTCTCTCCCTGGAGCGCGCTGACCGACCCCGCCGCGGTTCGCCTGCTCGAGCGCACCGGGTGGCATGCTCCCCACCCGACCCGTCTGCCCACCGCCCGCGAGCTGATCGACCGCTACCTCACCCCGCTGGCCGCGCTTCCGGAGATCGCGTCGCGCATCCGACTGGGAGCCGAAGTGCTGGCAGTGTCCCGTCAGGGCATGGACCGCACCCGGTCGACCGGCCGCGCCGAGACGCCGTTCGTGCTGCGGATCGCCACCGGCGGCGACAGCGCCACCGGACACGACGTCACCGACCAGACGGCGCGCGCCGTGATCGACGCATCCGGCACCTACCGCCGCGCCAACAGCCTCGGCTCCAGCGGACTCGAGCCGCTGGGGTTCGCCGACGCTGCGGAGTTCGTCAGCCACGCGCTGCCCGATGTCCTGGGCGCCGAGCGCGCCCGCTTCGCCGGCAAGCACACCGTGGTCGTCGGCGCCGGGCACTCGGCCGCGAACACCCTGCTGAACCTCGCCGCCCTCGCCGAGCAGGAGCCGGGCACCCGCGTAAGCTGGGTGATCCGCACCGAGCGGCCCACGCGGGTGTTCGGATCTCCCGACGATGAGCTGGCTGCCCGGGCGTCGCTCGGCGCATCCGTGCAGCAGTTGGTCGACACCGGGGCCGTGACGCTGATCGACCGATTCGAGATCGTGGCACTGCGCAGGCGGGGTGCCGGCGTGGATGTCGTCGGAAGCCGGGCCGGCGCGGGGGAGTCCCTTCAGGCGGACGTCGTGGTGAACGCCACCGGATTCCGGCCCAACCTCGGCATGCTGCAGGAGATCCGTCTCGACCTCGACGAGGTGGTGGAGGCTCCGCGGCGGATCGCCCCGCTGATCGACCCCAACCTGCACAGCTGCGGCACCGTGGAACCGCACGGTTTCGCCGAACTGCAGCAGCCGGAGCCGAACTTCTTCATCGCCGGGATGAAGAGCTACGGGCGCGCGCCCACGTTCCTGCTGGCCACCGGGTATGAGCAGGTGCGCTCGATCGTCGCCTGGCTCGCGGGCGATCTGGCCGCCGCCAGTCAGGTGCAGCTGGTGTTGCCCACGACCGGTGTCTGCTCCACCGGCGACAGCGCGGGAGGCTGCTGCTAG
- a CDS encoding DUF3027 domain-containing protein, translated as MPDRTELAKNALLEITGASTIGPLISEVDEGDGVTTMRFEAKMSGYPGWHWNVNVATVEGEAPTVLEAELQPGDGALLAPEWVPWADRMDEWRAAQSSASDEDSDEDSDDEDEDEDEDFDDDDVNDDDAALLHSGDLDGVDIDSYVDSDDDIDDIDAVDLEAEEIRAGETRIVAVADEDDEDDEDDEDDEDEDDEDTSDDDFR; from the coding sequence ATGCCTGACCGTACTGAGCTTGCGAAGAACGCGCTGCTGGAGATCACCGGCGCGAGCACCATCGGCCCGCTGATCAGCGAGGTCGATGAGGGCGACGGCGTCACCACGATGCGGTTCGAGGCCAAGATGTCCGGCTACCCCGGCTGGCATTGGAACGTGAACGTGGCCACCGTCGAGGGTGAAGCCCCGACCGTGCTCGAGGCCGAACTGCAGCCGGGCGATGGGGCATTGCTTGCCCCGGAGTGGGTGCCGTGGGCCGACCGCATGGACGAGTGGCGTGCCGCCCAGTCCAGCGCCTCGGATGAAGACTCCGATGAGGACTCTGACGACGAGGACGAGGACGAGGACGAGGACTTCGACGACGACGACGTGAACGACGACGATGCGGCACTGCTGCACAGCGGCGACCTCGACGGCGTCGACATCGACTCCTACGTGGACTCCGACGACGACATCGACGACATCGACGCGGTCGATCTCGAGGCCGAGGAGATCCGCGCCGGCGAGACGCGCATCGTCGCGGTCGCCGACGAAGACGACGAAGACGACGAAGACGACGAGGATGACGAAGACGAAGACGACGAGGACACCTCGGACGACGACTTCCGCTAG
- a CDS encoding metal-dependent transcriptional regulator, with the protein MTDLVDTTEMYLRTILDLEEENIVPLRARISERLGHSGPTVSQTIGRMERDGLVVVEGDRHLALTEEGRKRATHVMRKHRLAERLLADVIGLDWAYVHDEACRWEHVMSEQVERRLLEMLDHPTESPYGNPIPGLEELGDAPAEKFLDGVVSLVNFAGGRTEPASAVIRRLGEPVQFEPELLQQLEAAGVKPGATAAVSSAGSYVVVQVDGFGDGLELPTEVAAHIYVQR; encoded by the coding sequence ATGACGGATCTCGTCGACACGACCGAGATGTACCTTCGCACGATCCTCGATCTCGAGGAGGAGAACATCGTGCCGCTGCGCGCACGGATCTCCGAGCGACTGGGGCACTCTGGTCCGACGGTTTCGCAGACCATTGGCCGAATGGAACGCGACGGCCTGGTGGTCGTCGAGGGCGACCGTCATCTGGCGCTCACCGAGGAGGGTCGGAAGCGCGCCACCCACGTGATGCGCAAGCACCGCCTCGCCGAGCGCCTGCTCGCCGACGTGATCGGACTCGACTGGGCTTACGTGCACGACGAGGCCTGCCGCTGGGAGCACGTGATGAGCGAGCAGGTGGAACGCCGTCTGCTCGAGATGCTCGACCACCCGACGGAGTCGCCGTACGGCAACCCGATCCCCGGACTCGAAGAACTCGGCGACGCCCCGGCAGAGAAGTTCCTCGACGGCGTGGTGAGCCTCGTCAACTTTGCCGGAGGCCGCACCGAGCCGGCATCCGCCGTCATCCGCCGCCTCGGCGAGCCGGTTCAGTTCGAGCCGGAACTGCTCCAGCAGCTGGAAGCCGCTGGCGTGAAGCCGGGCGCAACCGCGGCCGTGTCATCCGCTGGTTCCTACGTCGTGGTGCAGGTCGACGGCTTCGGCGACGGGCTGGAATTGCCCACCGAGGTGGCTGCCCACATCTACGTCCAGCGTTAA
- a CDS encoding HNH endonuclease has protein sequence MRTLVLNAGYEPLAVVSFKRALLLVMNGKATILAQDDDHPVFGTSGYWDRPSVILLRRYVRIPSGRAVPVSRRGVLRRDGHRCAYCRGSASTIDHVQPRSRGGSDSWENLVACCLKCNNKKSDRTPSEMGWTLNITPRAPFGSAWMVRGVENLDPDWEAFLAPVAA, from the coding sequence ATGCGCACACTGGTCCTCAACGCGGGATATGAGCCTCTCGCGGTCGTCTCGTTCAAGCGAGCCCTGTTGCTCGTGATGAATGGGAAGGCGACGATCCTCGCCCAAGACGACGACCATCCGGTCTTCGGAACTTCGGGCTATTGGGACCGCCCGTCGGTCATCCTGCTGCGCCGGTACGTGCGCATTCCGAGCGGCCGGGCCGTCCCCGTCTCCCGCCGCGGAGTGCTGCGGCGCGATGGACACCGCTGCGCGTACTGCCGCGGTTCGGCGTCGACGATCGATCACGTGCAGCCGCGTTCGCGCGGGGGAAGCGACAGCTGGGAGAACCTGGTTGCCTGCTGCCTCAAGTGCAACAACAAGAAGAGCGACCGCACGCCCAGCGAGATGGGCTGGACGCTGAACATCACCCCGCGCGCCCCGTTCGGCAGCGCCTGGATGGTGCGCGGAGTCGAGAACCTGGATCCCGACTGGGAGGCCTTCCTGGCCCCGGTCGCCGCGTAA
- a CDS encoding metalloregulator ArsR/SmtB family transcription factor — MPDAIGVRDLAATPPAMDREDAERLAHTLRMVADPTRLQVLSVIIGSPNGEALVGNLAVELGITQPTVSHHVKVMAEEGLLQRDRRGRQVWYSIVPSRRAEIVERVFGAITRQPDEVRAQLTRLILPGTGTGTESESTDVHRDLPPALTRVIDDLAVRFSGVFSPQTISRYVGESYALLSERAGVSERLPSLSAQFATDRLTALAAAEALVPRGIPEVLFVCVQNAGRSQMAAAFLRALGGDRVHVRTAGSEPAASVHPVVVDALDEVGVPLAADFPKPLTDEVVRAADYVITMGCGDACPVYPGRRYLDWELDDPVGQPLAKVRDIRDDIERRVRALLAELI, encoded by the coding sequence ATGCCAGACGCCATCGGAGTGCGGGATCTCGCGGCCACGCCCCCGGCGATGGACCGCGAGGATGCCGAGCGTCTCGCGCATACCCTGCGCATGGTCGCTGACCCCACTCGGCTGCAAGTGCTCAGCGTGATCATCGGCAGCCCGAACGGGGAGGCCCTGGTCGGCAACCTCGCGGTCGAACTCGGCATCACCCAGCCCACCGTCAGCCACCACGTGAAGGTGATGGCCGAGGAAGGCCTGCTGCAGCGCGACCGCCGCGGACGCCAGGTCTGGTACTCGATCGTTCCCTCCCGGCGCGCCGAGATCGTGGAGCGGGTGTTCGGCGCCATCACCCGGCAGCCCGACGAGGTGCGGGCACAACTGACCCGGCTGATCCTGCCTGGCACCGGCACCGGCACCGAGTCGGAATCGACGGACGTGCACCGCGACCTTCCTCCCGCCCTGACGCGCGTCATCGATGACCTCGCCGTGCGGTTCAGCGGAGTCTTCTCTCCCCAGACGATCAGTCGCTACGTCGGTGAGAGCTACGCCCTGCTGTCGGAACGGGCCGGAGTCTCCGAGCGGTTACCGTCGCTGTCTGCCCAGTTCGCCACCGACCGGCTCACCGCGCTGGCGGCGGCTGAGGCGCTCGTGCCCCGCGGCATCCCCGAGGTGCTGTTCGTGTGTGTGCAGAACGCCGGACGCTCGCAAATGGCCGCCGCGTTCCTGCGTGCGCTCGGCGGCGACCGGGTGCATGTGCGCACGGCGGGCTCTGAGCCCGCGGCATCCGTGCACCCGGTCGTGGTCGACGCGCTCGACGAGGTCGGCGTGCCACTCGCGGCAGACTTTCCCAAGCCACTCACCGACGAGGTGGTGCGTGCCGCCGACTACGTGATCACCATGGGCTGCGGCGACGCCTGCCCGGTGTACCCAGGAAGGCGATACCTGGACTGGGAGCTAGATGACCCGGTGGGTCAGCCGCTGGCGAAGGTGCGCGACATCCGCGATGACATCGAACGCCGGGTGCGCGCCCTGCTCGCCGAGCTCATCTGA
- a CDS encoding C40 family peptidase gives MTLGNNLESSDSPQIQPQAPKFSSRRELRASEATAQRAAVTDRVAATIAARKGKGAQTASTVSAAKTAAGKGSAGKPKKKPALVNLAVMTLVVPGLFATVALPAYAFTPGSNTASENDASAAARSAIQATQSQELTVTDVALTAATRDAFTATTPEQLQASQAAAARQVRIAAQRAAQQQVYSSYSGPSAGDYVANPAYPNFSLDQVVSVARSYQGVPYVYGGADPSGFDCSGFVQFVYAQFGISLPHSVTGQNRMGTKISREDARPGDVVIFTDGSHNGFWMGNGNILDAPRAGKAVQTRPLWTDAYHIVRLGI, from the coding sequence TTGACATTAGGTAACAACCTCGAATCCTCGGATTCGCCCCAGATTCAACCCCAAGCACCGAAGTTCAGCTCACGTCGTGAGCTGCGCGCGAGCGAGGCTACGGCACAGCGTGCCGCTGTCACCGATCGCGTCGCTGCCACGATCGCCGCGCGCAAGGGCAAGGGCGCCCAGACCGCATCGACCGTTTCCGCTGCGAAGACTGCCGCGGGCAAGGGTTCCGCTGGCAAGCCGAAGAAGAAGCCGGCGCTGGTGAACCTCGCGGTGATGACCCTGGTCGTGCCGGGTCTGTTCGCCACGGTCGCACTGCCCGCCTACGCGTTCACCCCCGGGTCGAACACGGCATCGGAGAACGACGCTTCTGCCGCAGCGCGGAGCGCGATCCAGGCCACCCAGTCGCAGGAATTGACCGTGACGGATGTCGCGCTCACCGCCGCCACCCGGGACGCCTTCACCGCCACCACCCCCGAGCAGCTGCAGGCATCGCAGGCCGCCGCCGCGCGCCAGGTGCGCATCGCCGCACAGCGTGCCGCGCAGCAGCAGGTGTACTCCTCCTACAGCGGACCGTCGGCCGGCGACTACGTCGCGAACCCGGCGTACCCCAACTTCAGTCTCGACCAGGTGGTCTCCGTCGCCCGCTCGTACCAGGGCGTTCCGTATGTCTACGGTGGGGCCGACCCGTCGGGCTTCGACTGCTCGGGCTTCGTGCAGTTCGTGTACGCCCAGTTCGGCATCTCGCTCCCGCACTCGGTGACCGGCCAGAACCGCATGGGCACGAAGATCTCGCGTGAAGACGCCCGCCCCGGCGACGTCGTGATCTTCACCGACGGATCGCACAACGGGTTCTGGATGGGTAACGGCAACATCCTCGACGCGCCGCGTGCTGGCAAGGCCGTGCAGACCCGTCCGCTGTGGACCGACGCGTACCACATCGTCCGTCTGGGGATCTAA
- a CDS encoding helicase-associated domain-containing protein → MPANSSASLALASRLRTLDDQQLETLLSAREVRDSGIRDFFDLADALLERASIQSALGRLDRPTLAVIATVSELPAPTAADVAAALPRIADVAALLSAAVELALIDTHAGRYSAYEPVHDLLHGWPSLGLPSSAALVTEAPPSTLDTVVQDDLVAIDRASADRAFATTGALAALLSELAREPARPLVRGGLGLPDLKRLGEAMRVPLDDVTALHGIAERAELIALEAEGWLPTADAGDWMLRSSVDRWGVLVEAWHSHLAPDIRRLLDERAHSRWSDSLLDYVAWLYPAGRDWMRDRVHVYSRDAELLGIAAHDTPSTPGKELLTGDAQAAVRAMATLFPAEVDRVYVQHDLSVISPGPLAPRLDARLRAIADVESRSLAASYRITQGSLTRGLASGETEESIRALLTEMSLTGIPQPLDYLITETAARYGALRVGAIVADTDPGDADYGARSYVRSDDTHLLGMLAVDQSLSALSLVRSGEHRLVSRFDQDVVFWGLSEARYPVAAEDAAGQPITLRRRSATRSKPVPPSDAVSLVEKLRIGTKSEPKETGQAWLARQLDVAVRAKLTVTVTVRMPDGRDVDYLLEPTAIAGGRLRARDRRADLERTLPLSHITAVTPAGA, encoded by the coding sequence ATGCCCGCAAATAGTTCGGCGTCGCTCGCGCTGGCGTCGCGCCTGCGGACGCTCGATGATCAGCAGCTCGAAACCCTGCTGAGCGCGCGCGAGGTGCGGGACTCCGGCATCCGGGACTTCTTCGACCTCGCCGACGCGCTGCTGGAACGCGCCTCGATCCAGTCCGCCCTCGGCCGTCTCGACCGTCCGACGCTGGCCGTGATCGCCACCGTCAGCGAGCTGCCGGCACCGACGGCGGCGGATGTCGCGGCCGCCCTGCCCCGCATCGCAGACGTCGCCGCGCTGCTGTCCGCCGCGGTCGAGTTGGCGCTCATCGACACCCACGCCGGCCGATACTCCGCGTACGAACCGGTGCACGACCTGCTGCACGGCTGGCCGAGCCTCGGGCTGCCCTCTTCTGCCGCCCTGGTGACGGAAGCACCGCCGTCGACGCTCGACACCGTGGTGCAAGACGACCTCGTGGCCATCGACCGCGCCTCCGCCGACCGCGCCTTCGCCACCACCGGCGCCCTCGCCGCCCTGCTCAGCGAGCTCGCCAGGGAGCCGGCCCGGCCGCTGGTGCGCGGCGGCCTCGGCCTGCCCGACCTCAAACGCCTCGGCGAGGCCATGCGGGTGCCGCTCGATGATGTGACCGCGTTGCACGGCATCGCCGAACGCGCCGAGCTGATCGCGCTCGAGGCCGAGGGCTGGCTACCCACGGCGGATGCCGGCGACTGGATGCTGCGCTCCTCCGTCGACCGGTGGGGCGTGCTGGTCGAAGCCTGGCATTCACATCTGGCTCCCGACATCCGTCGCCTGCTGGATGAACGCGCGCACTCCCGCTGGAGCGACAGCCTGCTCGATTATGTGGCCTGGCTCTATCCAGCCGGGCGTGACTGGATGCGTGACCGGGTGCATGTGTACAGCCGCGACGCCGAGCTGCTCGGCATCGCCGCGCACGACACCCCGTCCACGCCGGGCAAGGAGCTGCTGACCGGTGACGCGCAGGCGGCGGTCAGGGCCATGGCGACGCTGTTCCCGGCGGAGGTCGACCGCGTTTACGTGCAGCACGATCTCAGCGTGATCTCGCCCGGCCCGCTGGCGCCGCGGCTCGACGCGCGGCTGCGCGCGATCGCCGACGTGGAGAGCCGCTCGCTCGCGGCCAGCTACCGCATCACCCAGGGCAGCCTTACGCGCGGGCTGGCGTCGGGGGAAACCGAGGAGTCGATCCGCGCGCTGCTCACCGAGATGTCGCTCACCGGCATCCCCCAGCCGCTTGACTACCTGATCACCGAGACCGCCGCCCGCTACGGTGCCCTGCGGGTGGGCGCGATCGTCGCCGACACTGATCCGGGCGACGCCGACTACGGGGCGCGCAGCTACGTGCGATCGGATGACACGCACCTGCTCGGGATGCTGGCCGTCGACCAGTCGCTCAGCGCGCTGTCGCTTGTCCGGTCTGGCGAGCACCGGCTGGTCAGCCGGTTCGATCAGGACGTGGTGTTCTGGGGGCTCAGCGAGGCGCGCTACCCGGTGGCCGCCGAGGACGCCGCCGGCCAGCCGATCACGCTGCGCCGCCGCAGCGCCACCCGCAGCAAACCGGTGCCTCCGAGCGACGCGGTGAGCCTGGTGGAGAAGCTGCGGATCGGCACCAAGTCCGAGCCGAAGGAGACCGGGCAGGCGTGGCTGGCGCGACAGCTCGATGTGGCCGTGCGGGCCAAGCTAACCGTCACCGTGACCGTGCGGATGCCGGATGGCCGCGACGTTGACTACCTGCTCGAGCCGACGGCCATCGCGGGCGGCCGGCTGCGGGCCCGCGATCGCCGGGCCGACCTGGAACGCACCCTGCCGCTCTCGCACATCACCGCGGTGACCCCGGCCGGCGCCTGA
- the serC gene encoding phosphoserine transaminase: MALDIPSELRPIDGRFGCGPSKVRPEQVAWLSEHATDILGTSHRQAPVKDLVGRVRSGFSNLFRLPDGYEVVLGNGGSTAFWDAAAFGLIEKRAQNLSFGEFGSKFAAAAAAPWLEAPHVITAPGGSRSEIEVVEGVDVYAWPHNETSTGVMANVTRVNGDAGALTVVDATSAAGGIDFDASQADVYYFAPQKNFASDGGLWFALFSPAALERVERVAASGRYIPEFLSLKNAVDNSRLNQTLNTPALSTLLMLENQLDWINGNGGLSWASARTAESSSALYDWAESVDYATPFVTDPAHRSQVVVTIDFDDAIDAAAIAKTLRANGIVDTEPYRKLGRNQLRVATFTAIEPSDVRQLIRSIEFAVENR, translated from the coding sequence ATGGCTCTCGATATCCCCAGTGAATTGCGTCCGATTGACGGACGATTCGGATGCGGCCCCTCCAAGGTCCGCCCGGAACAGGTGGCATGGCTCTCTGAGCACGCCACCGACATCCTCGGCACCTCCCACCGGCAGGCGCCGGTGAAAGACCTCGTCGGTCGCGTGCGCTCCGGTTTCAGTAACCTGTTCCGTCTGCCCGACGGCTACGAGGTGGTGCTGGGCAACGGTGGATCCACCGCATTCTGGGATGCCGCAGCGTTCGGCCTGATCGAGAAGCGGGCCCAGAACCTGTCGTTCGGCGAGTTCGGCTCCAAGTTCGCTGCTGCGGCGGCCGCCCCGTGGCTTGAGGCTCCGCACGTCATCACCGCCCCCGGCGGCTCGCGCAGCGAGATCGAGGTGGTCGAGGGCGTCGACGTGTACGCATGGCCGCACAACGAGACATCCACCGGTGTGATGGCGAACGTGACCCGCGTGAACGGCGACGCCGGCGCTCTCACCGTGGTGGACGCCACCAGCGCCGCCGGCGGCATCGACTTCGACGCCAGCCAGGCCGACGTGTACTACTTCGCCCCGCAGAAGAACTTCGCGAGCGACGGCGGCCTCTGGTTCGCCCTGTTCTCGCCCGCCGCCCTCGAACGCGTCGAGCGCGTCGCCGCGAGCGGCCGGTACATTCCGGAGTTCCTCAGCCTGAAGAACGCCGTCGACAACTCACGGCTCAACCAGACGCTGAACACGCCGGCGCTGTCGACCCTGTTGATGCTGGAGAACCAGCTGGACTGGATCAACGGCAACGGTGGCCTCAGCTGGGCCAGCGCCCGCACCGCCGAGTCGTCGTCGGCGCTGTACGACTGGGCAGAGTCGGTGGACTACGCCACCCCGTTCGTCACCGACCCGGCACACCGCTCGCAGGTTGTCGTGACCATCGACTTCGACGACGCGATCGACGCCGCCGCCATCGCCAAGACGCTGCGCGCCAACGGCATCGTCGACACCGAGCCGTACCGCAAGCTCGGCCGCAACCAGCTGCGCGTTGCCACCTTCACCGCGATCGAGCCGAGCGATGTTCGCCAGCTGATCCGTTCGATCGAGTTCGCGGTCGAGAACCGCTAG
- a CDS encoding multidrug ABC transporter ATPase: MPDNSSQNASRLERILAAMIAAVILLSLVCFVALFIGQVSGADFQTGVWPAVAAVPYFGLPLGFVLIVVVMIVNARRRSQAAKDARK; the protein is encoded by the coding sequence GTGCCCGATAACAGCTCGCAGAACGCCAGTCGCCTGGAACGCATTCTGGCGGCGATGATCGCCGCGGTGATCCTGCTTTCTCTCGTCTGTTTCGTGGCTCTGTTCATCGGGCAGGTCAGCGGCGCCGACTTCCAGACCGGCGTCTGGCCGGCAGTTGCCGCGGTGCCGTACTTCGGGCTGCCGCTGGGCTTCGTGCTCATCGTCGTCGTGATGATCGTCAACGCCCGCCGCCGCAGTCAGGCGGCGAAGGATGCCCGCAAATAG
- a CDS encoding cold-shock protein, which yields MPTGKVKFYDEEKGFGFISTDDGQEVFLHASALPVGTTVKAGTRLEFGIADGKRGAQALSVRVLEAPPSLVKMSRKPADDMAIIIEDLVKLLDGLGTGLKRGRYPDNAHSRKIAAMLRKVADELDA from the coding sequence ATGCCCACCGGCAAGGTCAAATTTTACGACGAGGAGAAAGGCTTCGGCTTCATCAGCACTGATGACGGCCAAGAGGTCTTTCTACACGCCTCTGCCCTGCCCGTCGGTACCACGGTGAAGGCCGGCACCCGACTGGAGTTCGGCATCGCGGACGGTAAGCGCGGCGCTCAGGCGTTGTCGGTGCGGGTGCTCGAGGCGCCGCCCAGCCTGGTGAAGATGAGCCGCAAGCCGGCCGACGACATGGCGATCATCATCGAAGACCTGGTGAAGCTGCTCGATGGCCTCGGCACCGGGCTCAAGCGCGGTCGGTACCCCGACAACGCGCACAGCCGCAAGATCGCTGCCATGCTGCGAAAGGTCGCGGACGAACTGGATGCCTGA
- a CDS encoding metalloregulator ArsR/SmtB family transcription factor, translating into MHANLLPAVDLPPTAELLPVTAAAACCAPLTRETIDAAQADSLARSLKALADPARLRLVSIVAASEGSEACVCDLTEPLGLSQPTVSHHLKVLVDAGFLSRSKRGTWSYYSLVPGALDSVSALLTTAK; encoded by the coding sequence ATGCACGCCAACCTGCTGCCCGCTGTCGACCTGCCGCCCACCGCCGAATTACTGCCGGTGACCGCCGCGGCGGCCTGCTGCGCGCCGCTCACTCGTGAAACGATCGACGCCGCGCAGGCCGACAGCCTGGCCAGGTCGCTCAAGGCTCTCGCCGACCCCGCCCGCTTGCGGCTGGTATCGATCGTCGCGGCATCCGAAGGTTCCGAAGCGTGCGTCTGCGATCTCACGGAACCGCTCGGACTCAGCCAGCCGACGGTCTCGCATCATTTGAAGGTGCTGGTGGATGCCGGATTCCTCAGCCGATCGAAGCGGGGCACCTGGTCGTACTACTCGCTGGTTCCGGGCGCGCTTGACTCGGTGTCGGCGTTGCTCACAACGGCCAAGTAG